From the uncultured Methanomethylovorans sp. genome, the window CGCAGAGGGCTTGAGCCTACGGATATTAATGTGGGTGGTGTTGGTACCGATCTGCGTAACAAAGAGGGCAAGGATATCGTAGCCAAAAGGTGCATTCCAAAGATACGAGCGGCAGATTCCAGGTTCCTTGTTGTGGACGGTGTGCGCAGCCTTGTAGAGATAAATTGTTTCAAGCAGGCATTTGGTTCTGATTTCACTCTGGTAACAATAGATGCACCTCTTGAGATAAGGTTTGCACGGGTTCAGGCCAGAAAAAGAAGCGATGATATGAAGGATATCAATGCTTTACGCATCAGGGATGAGCGTGAACTTGGCTGGGGCATGGGTGAAGCAATAGCTGCTGCTGATATAGTTATTGAGAACACAGGGACTCTTGAAGATTTCAGGAAAAAAGTGCTTAATGTGGTGGGTCAGTCATGATAGAGGTACGAGTTTCAGCTAGAGTAAACCCTACGGAAACCGAGGAGAAGGTAAGGACAGCGGTTCAAAGCATTTTCCCTCTGACGGATATTACTTACAATGCAGCCAATGATACTGTATTGCATGGCATGGTTGAAGGGACTACTAATCTTGAAGGACTCCGTCATCTTCATCTCCTGTTACGGGAAGAGGAAATTATCGATACTGCACGTACTCAGTTAGAGGTAGGTATAAGGGAAGATGAGCCGTCCACATCTTTCAGGATAAGCAAATTCGTGGCTTTTGTTGGCCGCCTGAATTTCCCTGCAGATGAAGAGCCACTGGGTTCCATACATGTAACAATGAGTGCAAGTTCATCTTTTGAGCTTCACCGTCTAATAGAATGGCTTACTCCTCCTACCGAAAAAGGTAAGATACTTTTCGAATCGGATATAGAGGACGTGGAAAGTGCATGAAAGCAAGGAATCTGAGCTTTTCCTCCAGAGTAGAGGCAGGACATTCTTTTATCTGGGTCTATCAACTTGAAGACCTGGGATATACAGGCTGGGAGATAGTGCAGGAGGGCTTACAGACCCTGCATAACGGGAACTTAGGCAAGGTCCGTGAGATCCGCGATACCACTGACCTGAAAATCACAATGCATTT encodes:
- a CDS encoding RNA-binding domain-containing protein yields the protein MIEVRVSARVNPTETEEKVRTAVQSIFPLTDITYNAANDTVLHGMVEGTTNLEGLRHLHLLLREEEIIDTARTQLEVGIREDEPSTSFRISKFVAFVGRLNFPADEEPLGSIHVTMSASSSFELHRLIEWLTPPTEKGKILFESDIEDVESA
- a CDS encoding AAA family ATPase; the encoded protein is MTKILAFVGMPASGKSVAASILGESGIKVVNMGDVIREEVVRRGLEPTDINVGGVGTDLRNKEGKDIVAKRCIPKIRAADSRFLVVDGVRSLVEINCFKQAFGSDFTLVTIDAPLEIRFARVQARKRSDDMKDINALRIRDERELGWGMGEAIAAADIVIENTGTLEDFRKKVLNVVGQS